A region of Paenimyroides aestuarii DNA encodes the following proteins:
- a CDS encoding sensor histidine kinase, giving the protein MKEQKVDELNFTTGSFKYRKTVHYTLVVSVIFFQILLLVIVYNEIFNEPKLEELEAEIHISEQAKQFSDRTKSDYIAAQFNLQQYLQTKDEQYLVKYNDALDSLNKNIQNLVKTTDKSAGFSMYLRKDKNPKLSVENINSKIDSLRKIEIQPSIDFRAEAFKLNSIQFKDVIDSLNVETSVSVDSVERKGLFKRLGNAISGEVDVQKEKSNVVLTLRHGKKVSSGSIEEQIENLFQSTNEYYQKEFENYKRKLAAVNRKNSKNDTNFFNANTELLTYSNMLLTKYNDALVSFTNDARKKFQEQYHANKKIRNYAVIGLIFLMVLISILLAFLTRLAFGYEKRLEQAKQKIQQNLNFKNRIVGMISHEIRSPLNIISIYTRGISRQVQDEDVKESLKSIEATTQSLSLMANQILEFSKNENKKLTLNKTTFNLKTELDEILKSLAHFVSNNGNKLVINNSISHDVMLHSDSVKIHQLFYNIIGNANKFTKKGEIVANVAIEKIDEHTQNLKVSIKDNGAGISEKDLKHIFESYHQGKIAADVQNLGAGLGLNLCKEIVELFQGKISVTSKPNTETVVTFNLILDTQKKESKQ; this is encoded by the coding sequence TTGAAAGAACAAAAAGTTGATGAATTAAATTTTACAACCGGTAGTTTTAAATACAGAAAAACGGTTCATTATACGCTGGTTGTAAGTGTGATTTTTTTTCAGATACTATTGCTTGTAATTGTTTACAATGAAATTTTTAACGAACCAAAGCTGGAAGAGTTAGAAGCCGAAATTCATATTTCTGAACAAGCCAAGCAATTCAGTGACCGCACAAAAAGCGATTATATTGCAGCGCAGTTTAATTTACAACAGTATCTTCAAACCAAAGATGAACAATATTTGGTGAAGTATAATGATGCATTAGACAGCTTAAATAAAAACATTCAAAATTTAGTAAAAACAACCGATAAAAGTGCGGGATTTTCTATGTATTTGCGCAAAGATAAAAACCCAAAGTTATCAGTAGAAAACATCAATTCAAAGATCGATTCGCTTCGAAAGATTGAGATTCAGCCAAGTATCGATTTTAGAGCAGAAGCGTTTAAACTAAACAGTATTCAATTCAAAGATGTAATTGATAGTTTAAATGTGGAAACCAGTGTTTCTGTTGATAGCGTAGAGCGCAAAGGATTGTTTAAGCGTTTAGGAAATGCAATTTCCGGAGAAGTAGATGTGCAAAAAGAAAAATCGAACGTGGTGTTAACCCTTCGTCATGGGAAAAAAGTAAGTTCAGGTAGCATTGAAGAGCAAATAGAGAATTTGTTCCAATCAACCAATGAATATTATCAAAAGGAATTTGAAAATTACAAGCGCAAATTGGCCGCTGTAAACCGTAAAAATTCTAAAAACGATACTAATTTTTTTAATGCCAATACCGAGTTGCTCACATACAGCAATATGTTGCTCACCAAATACAATGATGCATTGGTATCGTTTACCAACGACGCCCGCAAAAAATTTCAAGAGCAATACCACGCCAATAAAAAAATTAGAAATTACGCCGTAATTGGATTGATTTTTTTAATGGTGCTTATTTCTATTTTGTTGGCATTTTTAACCCGATTAGCATTTGGTTATGAAAAAAGGTTAGAACAAGCAAAACAAAAAATTCAGCAAAACTTGAATTTTAAAAACCGTATCGTGGGAATGATCAGTCATGAAATACGTTCGCCATTAAACATTATTTCTATTTACACGCGCGGAATTAGCAGACAAGTGCAAGATGAAGACGTAAAAGAATCATTAAAATCAATCGAAGCCACCACACAATCACTGTCGTTAATGGCGAATCAAATTTTAGAATTTTCAAAAAATGAAAACAAAAAGCTAACATTAAACAAAACCACATTCAATCTAAAAACAGAATTAGATGAAATATTAAAATCGTTAGCACATTTTGTGAGCAATAATGGTAATAAATTAGTAATTAACAATTCCATTTCCCACGATGTGATGCTGCACTCCGATAGTGTGAAAATACATCAGTTGTTCTACAACATTATAGGAAATGCGAATAAATTCACCAAAAAGGGCGAAATAGTTGCAAACGTAGCTATAGAAAAAATAGATGAACACACACAAAATTTAAAAGTATCCATTAAAGACAATGGAGCAGGTATCAGCGAAAAAGATTTAAAACATATATTTGAAAGTTACCATCAAGGCAAAATAGCTGCAGATGTTCAGAATTTAGGAGCAGGTTTGGGATTGAATTTGTGCAAAGAAATAGTGGAATTATTCCAAGGAAAAATTTCTGTAACCAGTAAACCCAACACCGAAACCGTAGTAACATTCAATTTAATTCTAGATACACAAAAGAAAGAATCAAAACAATAG
- a CDS encoding response regulator transcription factor: MKNNVKNYKIITADDHSVVTKSLGFILKDMYSNAEVYELDNLSEVMKKIESTSIDLLILDVSFPDGNSLNLIPTLRKLQPHLKILIFSGHDEDIYAVRYVQAGASGYLNKLSNEAEIQNAIHTVMNSGKYFSKYIQEKITDSYLFRKPINPMDQLSNRELEIARLMVEGYGNLEICAALDLQKSTVSTYKTRIFEKLDVENLSDLIQLFSLYKEV, from the coding sequence ATGAAAAATAATGTAAAGAATTACAAAATCATAACAGCTGATGACCACAGTGTGGTTACAAAATCGCTTGGTTTCATATTGAAAGATATGTACAGCAATGCAGAGGTTTATGAGTTAGACAATCTTAGCGAGGTAATGAAAAAGATAGAATCAACAAGCATAGATTTGTTGATATTAGACGTGTCATTTCCCGACGGAAATTCTTTAAATTTAATTCCTACCTTGCGAAAGCTGCAACCACATTTAAAAATATTAATATTTTCTGGTCACGACGAAGACATCTATGCCGTTCGTTATGTGCAAGCCGGCGCAAGTGGGTATTTAAACAAATTAAGCAACGAAGCCGAAATTCAAAACGCCATTCATACCGTGATGAATTCGGGAAAATATTTTAGTAAATACATCCAAGAAAAAATCACCGACAGTTACCTCTTCAGAAAGCCCATAAACCCTATGGATCAACTCTCAAACCGCGAGTTGGAAATAGCCCGTTTAATGGTTGAAGGATACGGTAATTTAGAAATTTGCGCAGCATTAGATTTGCAAAAATCAACAGTGAGCACTTACAAAACCCGCATCTTTGAAAAACTAGATGTAGAAAACCTATCCGACCTTATACAACTATTCAGCCTTTATAAAGAAGTTTAA